A portion of the Vibrio coralliirubri genome contains these proteins:
- a CDS encoding winged helix-turn-helix domain-containing protein, protein MTRSHCFVLQHDFPITFYPDKNQLVVDSEAIHLEPLQAKLLSYFIENRGQVVSTQQIAADVWQRTQVSDNLVRQVISLLRSQLQDKSRPYRIIQTIPKQGYLFDVEVFQPSVEPTPVEDVSLPESESESESEPFVAKSKKKIIALITTAVFSVGLIATWAWQPDVPTNDTAVISAHQSDVIPVYIHDITLDSANDYEMSESVYNYLFYGLNSAKNLSGYHFSQLSKQGKQSLANNGVELKGWLKQKGGEYVLSVLVQNNRQPNQSQKVEKRFSQDNFFGAIGDVILEIKAIIAPMSSEYGVASHRVTSIDNYDDWSVISEGISLFYQGKGGQPFEEIALQLDSIQQQGRDNYLVNALLSYSESLAYLQTHEQEDREHALQLAKQAFEMNPRCDIANLTLGLALLINQHANQAFPYLFYAAESTPSPISFYLLSVADKLSDNPKGSQYNYQRYTEVKKEHNGQLFDLIEYL, encoded by the coding sequence ATGACTCGCTCGCATTGCTTTGTATTGCAACACGACTTTCCTATTACTTTCTACCCTGATAAAAATCAGTTAGTGGTGGATAGTGAAGCGATTCATTTAGAGCCATTGCAGGCAAAGTTGCTCAGCTATTTCATCGAAAATCGCGGGCAAGTGGTTAGCACTCAACAGATAGCCGCGGATGTGTGGCAAAGAACTCAAGTGTCTGACAACTTGGTCAGACAGGTCATCAGCTTACTGCGCAGTCAGCTTCAGGATAAGTCACGCCCATATCGGATTATTCAGACCATTCCTAAGCAAGGTTACCTGTTCGATGTTGAGGTGTTTCAGCCGAGCGTAGAACCAACTCCCGTTGAGGACGTCTCTCTGCCTGAATCTGAATCTGAATCTGAATCTGAACCTTTTGTTGCTAAATCCAAAAAGAAAATCATCGCCCTGATTACAACCGCAGTATTCTCGGTTGGCTTAATAGCAACTTGGGCGTGGCAACCCGATGTCCCAACCAATGACACAGCTGTTATTTCTGCTCATCAAAGTGATGTGATTCCTGTTTATATCCATGACATAACACTCGATTCTGCGAACGATTATGAGATGTCAGAAAGCGTTTATAACTATCTTTTCTACGGGCTGAACTCGGCAAAAAACTTATCGGGTTACCACTTTTCTCAGCTATCGAAGCAGGGCAAGCAATCACTTGCCAATAATGGTGTTGAGCTCAAAGGTTGGCTCAAGCAAAAGGGTGGAGAGTATGTACTGAGCGTGCTTGTACAAAATAACCGCCAACCCAATCAAAGTCAGAAAGTGGAAAAGCGCTTTAGCCAAGATAATTTCTTCGGTGCCATTGGGGATGTGATTCTCGAGATCAAAGCCATTATTGCTCCAATGAGCTCAGAATACGGTGTGGCAAGTCATCGAGTGACCTCTATTGATAACTACGATGATTGGAGTGTTATCTCTGAGGGGATATCGTTGTTCTACCAAGGAAAAGGTGGTCAGCCATTTGAGGAAATAGCACTTCAGTTGGATTCAATTCAACAACAAGGGCGAGATAATTATCTGGTCAATGCGTTACTGTCGTATTCGGAATCTTTGGCTTATTTACAAACTCATGAGCAAGAAGATCGCGAACATGCACTGCAATTGGCAAAGCAAGCCTTCGAGATGAACCCACGTTGTGACATCGCTAACCTTACCTTGGGTCTTGCACTGTTAATCAACCAACATGCCAATCAAGCTTTCCCTTACCTTTTTTATGCGGCCGAAAGTACACCGAGCCCAATCAGTTTTTATCTGCTCAGTGTGGCTGACAAGCTGTCGGACAACCCAAAAGGTTCGCAATACAACTATCAACGCTATACAGAAGTGAAAAAAGAGCATAACGGTCAACTGTTTGATCTTATTGAATATTTATAA
- a CDS encoding thymidylate synthase, which translates to MKQYLDLCQRIVDDGTWIENERTGKRCLTVINADLEYDVGNNQFPLVTTRKSFWKAAVAELLGYIRGYDNAEDFRKLGTKTWDANSNLNEAWLNNPYRKGEDDMGRVYGVQGRAWAKPDGGHIDQLKKIVDDLTNGIDDRGEILNFYNPGEFHMGCLRPCMYSHHFSLLGDTLYLNSTQRSCDVPLGLNFNMVQVYVFLAIMAQITGKKAGVAYHKLVNAHIYEDQLAPMRDIQLKREPLAGPTFHINPEIKSLEDLETWVTMDDFWVEGYECHEAIKYPFSV; encoded by the coding sequence GTGAAACAGTATTTAGATCTGTGTCAGCGTATCGTTGATGACGGTACTTGGATTGAAAATGAACGCACGGGCAAGCGCTGCCTAACCGTGATCAATGCTGACCTTGAATATGATGTTGGTAATAACCAATTCCCACTGGTAACAACGCGTAAGAGCTTTTGGAAAGCCGCAGTTGCTGAACTGCTTGGCTATATCCGTGGTTACGACAATGCTGAAGATTTTCGTAAGCTAGGGACTAAAACTTGGGATGCGAACTCGAACCTGAACGAAGCATGGCTGAATAATCCTTACCGCAAGGGTGAAGATGACATGGGCCGTGTTTATGGCGTTCAAGGACGTGCATGGGCAAAACCTGACGGCGGTCATATCGACCAACTGAAAAAGATTGTTGATGATCTAACGAACGGTATCGATGACCGCGGTGAGATCTTAAACTTCTATAACCCAGGTGAGTTCCACATGGGTTGTTTGCGTCCGTGTATGTACAGCCATCACTTCTCTCTACTTGGTGATACTCTGTACCTAAACAGCACTCAGCGCTCTTGCGATGTACCCCTAGGCCTGAACTTCAACATGGTTCAAGTGTATGTCTTCTTAGCTATCATGGCGCAAATCACGGGCAAGAAAGCTGGCGTGGCTTACCATAAGCTTGTGAATGCTCACATCTACGAAGATCAACTTGCACCCATGCGTGATATCCAGTTAAAGCGTGAGCCGTTAGCTGGCCCAACATTCCATATCAATCCTGAGATTAAGTCTCTAGAAGATTTGGAAACGTGGGTAACGATGGATGACTTCTGGGTTGAAGGTTACGAATGCCACGAAGCGATTAAGTACCCATTCTCGGTTTAA
- the lgt gene encoding prolipoprotein diacylglyceryl transferase, with protein MSQGFIEFPNIDPVLIELGPISVRWYGLMYLVGFMFALWLANRRADQPGSGWTREQVSDLLFAGFLGVVLGGRIGYVLFYNFDLFLADPLYLFKVWTGGMSFHGGLLGVITAMFWYAKKNGRTFFGVADMIAPLVPFGLGMGRLGNFMNSELWGRVTDVPWAIVFPNGGPLPRHPSQLYEMALEGIVLFFILNWFIKKPRPLGSVSGLFLAGYGTFRFLVEYVREPDAHLGLFGGFISMGQILSLPMVIIGVLMMVWAYKRGHYKDELPQQTK; from the coding sequence ATGTCTCAGGGTTTTATCGAATTCCCAAATATCGATCCTGTTCTTATTGAACTAGGACCAATCTCAGTTCGTTGGTACGGCCTAATGTACCTTGTCGGTTTTATGTTTGCTCTTTGGTTAGCAAATCGCCGAGCTGACCAACCGGGTAGCGGTTGGACTCGAGAGCAAGTATCAGACTTACTGTTTGCTGGCTTTCTAGGTGTGGTGCTGGGTGGTCGTATTGGCTACGTACTTTTCTACAACTTTGATCTTTTCCTAGCAGACCCTCTTTACCTATTTAAGGTATGGACTGGCGGAATGTCTTTCCACGGTGGTTTGCTTGGTGTTATTACTGCCATGTTTTGGTATGCCAAAAAGAACGGTCGAACCTTCTTTGGTGTTGCAGACATGATTGCACCATTGGTGCCATTTGGTTTAGGCATGGGACGCTTAGGTAACTTCATGAACAGCGAGCTTTGGGGCCGTGTGACTGATGTGCCATGGGCGATTGTGTTCCCTAACGGTGGTCCACTTCCTCGTCACCCATCTCAACTTTACGAGATGGCGCTTGAAGGTATCGTGCTGTTCTTCATCTTGAACTGGTTTATCAAAAAGCCGCGTCCTCTTGGTTCTGTATCAGGGTTATTCCTAGCTGGATATGGTACATTCCGCTTCTTAGTAGAATATGTACGTGAACCTGATGCTCACCTAGGTTTGTTCGGTGGATTTATCTCTATGGGACAAATTTTGTCACTGCCAATGGTTATCATCGGTGTGCTGATGATGGTGTGGGCATACAAGCGTGGTCACTACAAAGACGAACTACCACAACAAACGAAGTAA
- a CDS encoding sulfite exporter TauE/SafE family protein, protein MSYELIGLLAGLGAIVGVLAGLLGIGGGLLVVPALLFLLPKAGIPQEFAMQMALATSLSTIIVTSGSSAINHLKLGNVEMFVVKWLMPGVVIGGFLGSFVADVIPAQYLPKVFGVIVLVLALQMLLSIRSKSQKSMPGSAKTVLCGGGIGLVSSLAGIGGGSLSVPFLNHHGVEMRKAVGSSSVCGCVIAISGMLGFIWHGSSVDDLPAYSLGYVYLPALIAISCTSVLTTRVGAKLATQLPTPVLKKFFAVFLMFIAATMLL, encoded by the coding sequence GTGTCATATGAACTGATAGGCTTGTTAGCTGGCCTTGGTGCTATTGTTGGTGTTTTAGCTGGCTTGCTAGGCATTGGTGGTGGTTTGCTGGTGGTTCCTGCCTTACTGTTTTTGCTTCCTAAAGCGGGTATCCCTCAAGAGTTTGCGATGCAAATGGCATTGGCTACTTCGCTATCAACCATCATAGTTACGTCGGGATCGTCTGCGATTAACCATCTAAAGTTGGGTAATGTAGAGATGTTTGTCGTTAAATGGTTGATGCCAGGTGTGGTGATAGGTGGCTTCCTCGGTTCTTTTGTGGCCGATGTGATTCCAGCTCAATACCTACCAAAAGTCTTTGGTGTGATTGTCTTGGTATTGGCGTTGCAAATGCTGTTGTCGATTCGCTCTAAGAGCCAAAAATCGATGCCGGGTTCAGCTAAAACCGTGCTGTGTGGTGGCGGGATTGGTTTGGTATCAAGCTTAGCGGGCATTGGCGGTGGATCTTTATCGGTACCTTTCCTTAACCATCACGGTGTGGAAATGCGTAAAGCCGTCGGCTCATCTTCGGTATGCGGTTGTGTTATCGCGATTTCGGGAATGCTAGGTTTCATTTGGCATGGTTCTTCTGTCGATGATCTTCCTGCGTATAGCTTGGGTTATGTTTATCTACCGGCTTTGATCGCGATATCTTGTACCTCTGTTTTGACCACTCGAGTGGGTGCGAAACTGGCCACTCAATTGCCAACCCCAGTGCTGAAGAAATTCTTTGCGGTATTTTTAATGTTTATAGCAGCCACAATGCTGCTGTAG
- the ptsP gene encoding phosphoenolpyruvate--protein phosphotransferase has product MLSQLREIVEHVSRVEDVSTALDILVKETCSAMQTECCTVYLANNDMQRLELMATQGLIFKGNSIHIGFDEGLVGLVKRSAEPINLAQASAHPAYKFFPELGENVYHSFLGTPIIHRKQVLGVLVIQQKTPRLFSEMEESFLVTLSAQLAVIVAHAQTQGHWLLEQQKLPATKGIAASSGVAIGDLWWDNTQPELTDVYPASTLNVEREHELLAVAVENALNDFKRMRKRLDSEINKDALAIFDLFTHLLNDPMLRKDLKSQIQKGDKADWALRQVVESYSNRFARMSDVYLRERAQDIRELGQRLLYFLHNSEHELRTLDKPIILVVRELTASVLASIPKEKLLAVISLEGAANSHAAILSRALGIPSVMGVNLNLAQANGKRAIVDGYSGEIFIEPSKSLLKEYRGLILEESELSSMVNRELYLPAKTQDDKQVEILLNAGLSADTNIAINQGVDGVGLYRTEISFLLQQRFPSEDEQFKQYRSVLASYPEKQVVMRTLDIGGDKALPYFPIEEDNPFLGWRGIRFTLDHPDIFIIQLRAMLRASCESHNLSILLPMISGAQELDDALQLIEQAYDEVHELDNRVRMPRVGIMIEVPSMLYILPLIAHKVDFVSVGTNDLTQYLLAVDRNNSRVSDVYESMHPAVIMALKQIHDTCKQYQLPVCICGELAGDPMGALLLIGLGYETLSMNTSNVARTKYLIRQSNLAELQDLANKALSKPYGSDIYSMMLNYFEEREFTGFIRAGKK; this is encoded by the coding sequence ATGCTCAGTCAACTAAGGGAAATAGTTGAACACGTATCAAGAGTTGAAGATGTGTCGACGGCTCTTGATATTTTGGTTAAAGAGACATGCAGTGCGATGCAGACGGAATGTTGCACCGTGTATTTGGCAAATAATGATATGCAGCGCCTTGAGTTGATGGCAACTCAAGGCCTGATCTTCAAAGGCAATAGCATTCACATTGGTTTTGACGAAGGTCTGGTTGGCCTTGTTAAAAGAAGTGCTGAACCTATCAACCTTGCACAAGCGTCAGCTCACCCTGCTTATAAGTTTTTTCCAGAGCTTGGAGAAAACGTCTATCACTCTTTTCTCGGTACTCCGATTATCCACCGCAAGCAAGTGCTCGGTGTATTGGTCATTCAACAGAAGACCCCGCGTTTATTTAGTGAGATGGAAGAATCCTTCCTTGTCACGCTCTCTGCACAACTTGCCGTTATTGTGGCGCATGCCCAAACTCAAGGCCATTGGCTGTTAGAGCAACAGAAGCTACCTGCGACTAAAGGTATTGCCGCTTCATCGGGCGTGGCGATTGGTGATTTATGGTGGGACAACACTCAGCCTGAACTCACCGATGTTTATCCTGCTTCGACGCTCAATGTTGAAAGAGAGCATGAGTTGTTGGCGGTAGCGGTTGAAAATGCCCTCAATGACTTTAAGCGCATGCGAAAGCGCTTAGATAGCGAAATCAATAAAGACGCGCTGGCGATCTTTGACCTGTTTACTCACTTACTCAACGATCCTATGTTGCGTAAGGATCTAAAAAGCCAAATCCAGAAAGGCGATAAAGCCGACTGGGCATTAAGACAGGTTGTTGAGAGCTATTCGAATCGCTTTGCTCGTATGTCAGATGTGTACCTTCGTGAGAGAGCACAAGACATCCGAGAGCTCGGACAAAGGCTGCTTTATTTCCTCCACAACTCTGAACATGAACTTCGCACGTTAGATAAGCCGATTATCCTAGTGGTTCGTGAGTTAACCGCTTCGGTATTAGCGTCTATTCCAAAAGAAAAGCTCTTGGCGGTTATTTCCTTGGAAGGGGCGGCGAACTCGCACGCAGCGATTTTATCTCGAGCGCTTGGCATACCTTCAGTCATGGGGGTAAATCTTAACTTAGCTCAAGCTAATGGTAAGCGAGCGATTGTTGATGGGTATAGCGGTGAGATCTTTATTGAGCCGTCTAAAAGCCTGCTCAAAGAGTATCGAGGGCTGATTCTAGAAGAGAGTGAGCTCTCATCTATGGTCAATCGCGAGCTGTACCTTCCGGCAAAAACCCAAGACGACAAGCAAGTCGAGATCCTGCTTAATGCGGGCTTGAGTGCAGACACTAACATCGCTATCAACCAAGGCGTTGATGGAGTAGGGCTGTATCGAACTGAAATATCTTTCTTGTTGCAGCAAAGGTTCCCGTCAGAGGACGAACAATTCAAGCAGTATCGCTCTGTACTGGCAAGCTACCCTGAAAAGCAAGTGGTGATGCGTACACTCGATATCGGTGGTGATAAGGCCTTACCGTATTTTCCTATCGAAGAGGACAATCCATTCCTTGGTTGGCGTGGTATTCGTTTTACGCTCGATCATCCAGACATCTTTATTATTCAGTTACGTGCCATGCTGCGTGCGAGTTGTGAAAGCCATAACTTGAGTATTTTGCTGCCGATGATCTCTGGTGCTCAGGAATTGGATGACGCGCTACAGCTGATTGAACAAGCGTATGACGAAGTGCATGAGCTTGATAACCGAGTGCGTATGCCTCGCGTTGGTATCATGATTGAAGTGCCATCCATGCTGTACATATTGCCGTTGATTGCGCATAAGGTCGATTTCGTTTCAGTGGGTACCAACGACTTAACCCAATATTTATTAGCGGTTGATCGGAACAATTCACGAGTATCCGATGTCTATGAATCAATGCACCCTGCGGTGATCATGGCATTAAAACAAATTCATGATACTTGTAAGCAATATCAATTACCTGTGTGTATTTGTGGCGAGTTAGCTGGTGACCCGATGGGCGCGCTGCTATTGATTGGATTGGGGTATGAGACGTTAAGTATGAATACCTCGAATGTCGCAAGAACCAAATATTTGATTCGTCAATCGAATTTGGCTGAATTACAAGATTTGGCAAATAAGGCACTTTCAAAACCGTATGGTAGTGACATCTATAGTATGATGCTGAACTATTTCGAAGAGCGTGAATTTACAGGCTTCATTCGAGCAGGTAAAAAATAG
- the rppH gene encoding RNA pyrophosphohydrolase translates to MIDGDGYRLNVGIVICNNHGQVFWAKRYGQHSWQFPQGGIDEGETPEQAMYRELYEEVGLTKKDVKIVATSRHWLRYKLPKRLVRWDSKPVCIGQKQKWFLLRLDCDESHINMQRGSTPEFDGWRWVSYWYPVRQVVSFKRDVYRRAMKEFASLAMPFKERKIKGKRKLRRG, encoded by the coding sequence GTGATAGATGGCGATGGTTACCGATTAAATGTTGGTATTGTAATCTGTAACAACCATGGTCAGGTCTTCTGGGCTAAACGATACGGGCAACATTCATGGCAATTCCCTCAAGGGGGAATAGATGAAGGTGAGACTCCGGAGCAGGCAATGTACCGCGAGTTGTATGAAGAGGTTGGCCTTACTAAAAAGGATGTAAAGATCGTCGCGACAAGTCGTCATTGGTTACGCTACAAGCTACCCAAACGACTGGTTCGGTGGGATTCTAAACCTGTCTGTATTGGACAAAAACAGAAGTGGTTCCTTTTGCGCTTAGATTGCGATGAATCGCATATCAATATGCAGCGTGGAAGTACACCTGAGTTTGATGGTTGGCGTTGGGTGAGTTACTGGTACCCAGTTCGACAAGTTGTTTCTTTCAAGCGAGATGTTTACCGTCGAGCGATGAAAGAGTTCGCATCTTTAGCAATGCCGTTTAAAGAGCGAAAAATAAAAGGAAAGCGCAAATTGCGTAGAGGTTAA
- the mutH gene encoding DNA mismatch repair endonuclease MutH gives MKPEPQTQQELLERAYAIAGMTFKELADEAEMVMPNDLKRDKGWVGQLLEWHLGAPAGSKPEQDFAKLGIELKSIPIGYSGKPLETTFVCVAPLMGVQGITWETSHVRNKLSKVLWIPVEGEREIPLAERHVGSPLLWTPSQAEDELLKRDWEELMELIVLGNVEQITARHGEALHLRPKAANSRVLTEAYGASGKPIKTKPRGFYLRTQFTHKLLTTHYA, from the coding sequence ATGAAACCAGAACCACAAACACAACAAGAGCTGTTAGAGCGTGCGTATGCCATCGCCGGAATGACCTTTAAAGAGCTCGCCGACGAAGCAGAGATGGTGATGCCAAACGACCTTAAGCGTGATAAAGGCTGGGTTGGGCAGCTATTGGAATGGCACTTGGGTGCGCCTGCAGGCAGTAAGCCAGAACAAGATTTTGCCAAGCTCGGGATAGAACTAAAAAGCATTCCGATTGGCTACTCTGGCAAGCCACTCGAAACCACCTTTGTGTGTGTTGCGCCTTTGATGGGTGTTCAAGGCATAACTTGGGAAACCAGCCACGTTCGAAACAAGCTGTCTAAGGTGTTGTGGATCCCTGTCGAGGGAGAAAGAGAGATCCCGCTAGCAGAGAGGCATGTAGGATCCCCATTATTATGGACACCTAGCCAAGCGGAAGATGAACTCTTGAAACGAGATTGGGAAGAACTGATGGAGTTGATCGTTTTAGGCAATGTTGAACAGATAACAGCAAGACACGGTGAAGCACTGCATTTACGTCCGAAGGCTGCTAACAGTCGTGTGTTAACGGAAGCTTACGGTGCAAGTGGAAAACCTATCAAAACCAAACCACGCGGTTTCTATCTACGAACTCAATTCACCCATAAATTACTGACAACACATTACGCATAG
- a CDS encoding DUF6482 family protein: MQKHQLDMWLHGEHKDSYQTPKVYVIGCSDISEYLLAVEYKHKLEPVKQDGEPLHFGSLDQVKEELLRLGFEKAYLRLHNAYDEFGNEPSQSYCDIELALKPH; the protein is encoded by the coding sequence ATGCAAAAGCATCAATTAGACATGTGGTTACATGGAGAGCACAAAGACTCTTATCAAACACCCAAAGTGTACGTTATTGGCTGTTCTGATATCTCAGAATATCTACTGGCGGTGGAATACAAACACAAGCTAGAACCGGTAAAGCAAGACGGCGAGCCGCTTCACTTTGGATCCTTGGATCAAGTGAAAGAGGAGTTACTCCGGCTCGGCTTTGAAAAGGCGTATCTTCGCTTACACAACGCCTATGATGAGTTTGGTAATGAGCCAAGTCAAAGCTACTGCGATATTGAACTGGCGCTTAAACCTCATTAA
- the vpsR gene encoding cyclic-di-GMP-binding transcriptional regulator VpsR (Not actually a response regulator, but instead a cyclic-di-GMP-binding transcription factor.), which produces MGTQFKMDSLPGSLIVVGGAYEPWLSVLEQVGWQCTQCADLRKADALIADIGPCIGIVDLSHDEFSLNGIANLVSNNKQVRWLAFIRESQLSSDTICQFIVNFCIDFFTAPIPDAQLLSTIGHQLGMLKLEQKVWPNYGINNNMGLLGDSVAVKRLRDQVKRIGPTDVSILIYGESGAGKETIARSIHQNSSRAQKPFLTVNCRALSEMRIEAEVFGISAQPATTPCMLEEADGGTILLNDVLAMPRNQQLNLLRFLQEGKIETANGPKSVDVRILAANSSDIEKALIEGDFNEELYHYINVLRIHVPSLKERVSDISVLANHFLREYSKEFNAQAKSFSDDAIRSMNRYHWPGNVRELMNQIKRVVLMSDAVIIEDHQLDLPKQNDERRSLKSIRERSERDALLIVLESYGGQVSLAAKELGVSRATMYRLLNKHSLISEGVV; this is translated from the coding sequence ATGGGAACTCAATTTAAGATGGATTCCTTACCAGGTTCTCTTATCGTCGTTGGTGGTGCGTACGAACCCTGGTTATCAGTGTTAGAACAAGTGGGTTGGCAGTGTACCCAGTGTGCAGATTTACGAAAAGCCGATGCCTTGATTGCTGATATTGGCCCATGTATTGGTATTGTCGATCTTAGTCATGATGAGTTCAGTCTCAACGGTATTGCTAATCTTGTGAGTAATAACAAGCAAGTGAGATGGCTCGCCTTTATCCGTGAATCGCAATTAAGCTCTGATACGATCTGCCAGTTTATCGTTAACTTCTGTATCGACTTTTTCACGGCGCCAATCCCAGATGCTCAGTTGCTGAGTACCATTGGTCACCAGCTGGGTATGCTTAAGCTTGAGCAGAAGGTATGGCCAAACTACGGCATCAATAACAACATGGGACTGCTAGGCGATTCTGTGGCCGTGAAGCGCTTGAGAGACCAAGTGAAGCGTATTGGGCCGACTGATGTCAGTATCTTGATTTATGGCGAGAGCGGGGCTGGTAAAGAGACTATTGCACGCTCTATTCACCAAAACTCGTCGCGAGCACAGAAACCATTTTTAACGGTTAACTGTCGTGCCTTGTCTGAAATGAGAATAGAAGCCGAGGTGTTTGGCATATCAGCACAGCCAGCGACTACGCCTTGTATGTTGGAAGAAGCCGATGGCGGAACCATCTTGCTCAATGATGTTTTAGCGATGCCACGCAATCAACAACTGAATCTGCTGCGCTTTCTGCAAGAAGGTAAGATTGAAACCGCGAATGGACCGAAATCCGTTGATGTGCGTATTCTGGCCGCGAACTCCTCTGATATCGAGAAGGCGTTGATCGAGGGCGATTTCAATGAAGAGCTTTATCATTATATCAATGTTCTGCGTATTCATGTTCCGAGCTTAAAAGAACGTGTGAGCGATATTTCAGTACTGGCGAATCATTTTCTGCGTGAGTACTCGAAAGAGTTTAATGCTCAAGCGAAGAGCTTCTCAGACGATGCTATCCGTTCGATGAATCGATACCATTGGCCTGGAAATGTGCGTGAGCTGATGAATCAGATTAAGCGTGTTGTGTTGATGTCTGATGCTGTGATCATTGAGGATCACCAACTGGATTTACCGAAACAGAATGATGAACGCCGAAGCTTGAAGAGTATTCGAGAGCGCTCAGAGCGCGATGCGTTGCTGATTGTATTGGAATCTTACGGTGGTCAGGTTTCGTTGGCAGCTAAGGAGCTCGGTGTATCACGAGCGACGATGTACCGCTTGCTGAATAAACACAGCCTAATCTCTGAAGGGGTTGTTTAG
- the lysS gene encoding lysine--tRNA ligase, whose amino-acid sequence MTDAVQNENAQEASSPEENKLIAERRSKLDHIRQNCKANGHPNDFRREHLAGDLQAEFGEKTKEELEELNHIVAIAGRVMAKRGPFLAIQETSGRIQAYAAKDVQKVLKEKYQGLDIGDIIGVKGALHKSGKGDLYVNMEEFELLTKALRPLPEKFHGLTDQEMRYRQRYVDLIVNEDSRNAFIVRSKLVSSIRNFMSAKGYLEVETPMMHVIPGGATARPFITHHNALDIDMYLRVAPELYLKRLVVGGFDRVFEINRNFRNEGLSPRHNPEFTMMEFYQAYSDYKDLMDLTEEMLSTAAMDVLGSTSMPYGDETVEFGGTYARMSMFDAIKHYNPEHAEIQALTEVDLQDREKMVAIAKSVHVDVETFWTCGQLLEEIFGETAEPQLIQPTFITGYPADISPLARRSDDNPFFTDRFEFFIGGREVANGFSELNDAQDQDERFKAQVNAKDAGDDEAMYYDADYITALEHGLPPTAGQGIGIDRLAMLFTNTHTIRDVILFPAMRPQA is encoded by the coding sequence ATGACTGATGCTGTTCAAAACGAAAACGCACAAGAAGCTTCTTCACCTGAAGAGAACAAACTAATCGCTGAGCGCCGCAGCAAGCTGGATCACATCCGCCAAAACTGCAAAGCTAACGGTCACCCAAATGACTTCCGTCGTGAGCACCTAGCTGGCGACCTTCAAGCGGAATTCGGTGAGAAGACTAAGGAAGAGCTAGAAGAGCTTAACCATATCGTTGCGATCGCTGGTCGTGTTATGGCGAAGCGTGGTCCATTCCTTGCGATTCAAGAAACTTCTGGTCGTATCCAAGCATACGCAGCGAAAGACGTACAAAAAGTACTGAAAGAGAAGTACCAAGGCCTAGATATCGGTGACATCATCGGTGTTAAAGGTGCGCTTCACAAATCGGGTAAAGGCGACCTTTACGTGAACATGGAAGAGTTTGAATTGCTGACTAAAGCACTTCGCCCTCTACCAGAGAAGTTCCACGGTCTAACTGACCAAGAGATGCGTTACCGTCAGCGTTACGTTGACCTAATCGTGAACGAAGATTCTCGCAATGCATTCATCGTGCGTTCTAAGCTAGTATCTTCAATCCGTAACTTCATGAGCGCGAAAGGCTATCTAGAAGTTGAAACGCCAATGATGCACGTGATCCCGGGTGGCGCAACTGCACGTCCATTCATCACTCATCACAATGCACTAGACATCGACATGTACCTACGTGTTGCACCAGAGCTTTACCTTAAGCGTCTAGTAGTTGGTGGTTTTGACCGTGTATTCGAGATCAACCGTAACTTCCGTAACGAAGGTCTATCTCCACGTCACAACCCAGAATTCACAATGATGGAATTCTACCAAGCGTACTCTGACTACAAAGACCTTATGGATCTGACAGAAGAGATGCTAAGCACGGCAGCAATGGACGTTCTTGGTTCTACTTCTATGCCTTATGGTGACGAAACGGTTGAGTTCGGTGGCACTTACGCTCGCATGAGCATGTTCGATGCAATCAAACACTACAACCCTGAGCACGCTGAGATTCAAGCGCTAACAGAAGTAGACCTACAAGACCGTGAGAAGATGGTTGCTATCGCAAAATCTGTACACGTAGACGTAGAAACGTTCTGGACATGTGGTCAGCTTCTAGAAGAGATCTTTGGTGAAACGGCTGAGCCTCAGCTAATTCAACCAACGTTCATCACTGGCTACCCAGCGGACATCTCTCCTCTAGCACGTCGTAGCGATGACAACCCATTCTTCACAGACCGTTTTGAGTTCTTCATCGGTGGCCGTGAAGTAGCGAATGGTTTCTCTGAGCTTAACGATGCACAAGACCAAGACGAGCGTTTCAAAGCGCAAGTTAACGCGAAAGACGCGGGTGATGACGAAGCGATGTACTATGATGCAGACTACATTACTGCACTAGAGCACGGCCTACCGCCAACAGCGGGTCAAGGTATCGGTATCGACCGTCTAGCAATGCTATTTACAAACACGCACACAATCCGTGACGTGATCTTGTTCCCGGCAATGCGTCCACAAGCGTAA